In a genomic window of Desulfosporosinus sp. Sb-LF:
- the secD gene encoding protein translocase subunit SecD → MRRGNIIKLVTLVILVAVAVALSIKPLVDPAKGIPLGLDLRGGVHLVLQAEPDKNGTPITRDDMDKAKAIISKRVNDLGVSEPIVQADYDKKRMVIDLAGVTDPDKAVDILKTTAKLTFRDPQGNVVLQGDELKDAKGGQGQNQGFVVNLTFSADGAKKFGDLTTKFIGQRIGVYLDDKLLTNPTVNTPILNGQAEITGYATLEEAASNAVLMRSGSLPVSMSISEKRQVGASLGIDSLHKSIQAGIYGLIFIFLFMLVFYHLPGVVADFSLVVYSLVVLWVFWMFRVVLTLPGIAGFILSIGMAVDFNIIIYERVKEEIRAGKSLRAGVESGFSRAFITVIDAHVTTFIAAMTLYFFGTGSIRGFALTLGVGIVASLFTAITFTRLVLRLTVGINPKMKTTWFGVRRDV, encoded by the coding sequence ATGAGACGGGGAAACATCATCAAACTGGTAACGCTTGTGATACTTGTAGCTGTAGCTGTAGCGTTATCGATTAAACCCCTCGTGGATCCCGCGAAGGGCATCCCGTTGGGGCTTGACCTACGCGGTGGAGTGCATTTGGTGCTACAGGCCGAGCCTGATAAGAATGGCACTCCAATTACAAGAGATGATATGGACAAAGCTAAAGCGATTATTTCTAAGCGGGTTAATGATCTGGGAGTGTCTGAACCCATAGTGCAAGCAGATTATGATAAGAAACGGATGGTCATTGATTTAGCGGGTGTCACCGACCCTGATAAAGCAGTGGATATTCTAAAGACAACTGCCAAGTTAACGTTCAGGGATCCGCAAGGTAATGTTGTGCTCCAGGGAGATGAATTGAAGGATGCCAAGGGAGGGCAAGGCCAAAATCAAGGATTTGTCGTTAACTTAACATTTTCGGCTGACGGCGCCAAAAAATTCGGTGATTTAACGACCAAATTTATTGGTCAAAGAATTGGAGTTTATCTCGATGACAAACTCTTGACAAATCCAACGGTTAATACCCCGATTCTCAACGGACAAGCGGAGATCACCGGATACGCGACTCTAGAGGAAGCAGCAAGTAATGCCGTTCTCATGCGTTCGGGATCGTTACCCGTGAGCATGAGCATCTCTGAGAAACGTCAGGTGGGTGCATCGTTGGGGATTGACTCTTTACACAAAAGCATTCAGGCCGGAATTTACGGTCTCATCTTTATATTTCTCTTTATGCTTGTTTTTTACCATTTACCTGGGGTTGTGGCTGATTTCTCATTGGTCGTATACTCCCTTGTTGTGCTTTGGGTTTTCTGGATGTTCCGAGTCGTACTCACACTTCCGGGCATCGCTGGTTTTATTCTTTCCATTGGGATGGCCGTGGACTTTAATATTATTATTTATGAACGGGTTAAAGAGGAAATTCGTGCTGGAAAATCGTTGCGGGCTGGGGTAGAATCTGGGTTTAGCCGAGCCTTTATTACAGTTATCGATGCCCACGTGACGACGTTCATTGCTGCGATGACTCTTTACTTCTTTGGAACTGGTTCCATTAGAGGATTTGCGCTGACGTTAGGTGTGGGGATTGTTGCTAGCTTGTTCACCGCGATTACGTTTACTCGGCTCGTGTTACGATTGACTGTGGGAATTAACCCAAAAATGAAGACAACATGGTTTGGCGTTAGGAGGGATGTATAA
- the queA gene encoding tRNA preQ1(34) S-adenosylmethionine ribosyltransferase-isomerase QueA, with protein MNVSDFDFNLPETLIAQHPVEPRDASRLMVVNRDSEGIEHHTFRDLVSLLKTGDVLVLNNTRVIPARLIGEKEGTEAKIEVLLLRRLELDVWEALVKPGKRLKVGQKVRFGNGLLIAELQDILANGNRRIQFTYSGVFEGILDQLGEMPLPPYITAQLENQERYQTVYSKERGSVAAPTAGLHFTPELLSRLQEKGIEIVEILLHVGLGTFRPVKVDDIREHTMHSEYYRVDTEAAERINRAKLEGRRVIAVGTTAARTLESVGNKGRVVPGEGWTDIFIYPGYSFQVVDALLTNFHFPKSTLVMLVSALAGRELILKAYEVAVLERYRFYSFGDAMLIV; from the coding sequence TTGAACGTTTCGGATTTTGATTTTAATTTACCGGAAACGTTAATTGCGCAACATCCTGTAGAGCCTCGGGATGCTTCCCGTTTGATGGTAGTCAATCGAGACAGTGAAGGGATTGAACATCATACGTTTCGGGATCTTGTGTCCCTTTTGAAAACGGGCGATGTACTTGTGCTAAATAACACCCGCGTTATTCCCGCGCGTTTGATAGGGGAAAAAGAGGGCACTGAGGCCAAAATCGAAGTCCTACTTCTAAGAAGGCTTGAACTTGATGTTTGGGAAGCCTTGGTTAAACCAGGAAAACGCCTTAAGGTGGGGCAGAAGGTTCGCTTCGGTAATGGACTATTGATAGCAGAACTTCAGGATATTTTAGCAAATGGAAACCGTAGGATTCAATTTACGTACTCAGGAGTTTTTGAGGGGATTTTAGACCAGCTGGGGGAGATGCCCCTTCCACCGTATATTACAGCTCAATTGGAAAACCAAGAACGGTATCAGACAGTGTACTCAAAGGAGCGAGGGTCCGTGGCCGCCCCTACGGCAGGACTGCATTTCACACCTGAACTTTTGAGTAGACTACAGGAAAAGGGCATAGAAATTGTGGAGATCCTTCTTCATGTAGGTTTAGGTACCTTTCGTCCCGTTAAAGTAGACGATATTCGTGAACACACTATGCATTCGGAGTATTACCGTGTGGATACGGAGGCAGCAGAACGAATTAATCGAGCAAAACTAGAGGGACGTCGAGTCATCGCAGTGGGGACAACAGCGGCTCGTACCTTGGAATCTGTCGGTAATAAAGGAAGGGTGGTACCTGGTGAAGGATGGACGGATATTTTCATCTACCCAGGCTATTCTTTTCAGGTTGTGGATGCCCTCTTGACGAATTTTCACTTTCCAAAGTCAACACTGGTCATGCTAGTTAGTGCTTTGGCGGGGCGTGAACTCATTTTAAAAGCCTATGAAGTGGCTGTTTTAGAACGATATCGGTTCTATAGTTTTGGAGATGCTATGCTCATCGTCTAA
- the tgt gene encoding tRNA guanosine(34) transglycosylase Tgt, producing the protein MTAVHLEILKEDSRTRARLGKLHTPHGIMDTPVFMPVGTQGTVKTITPEEIKELGAGMILSNTYHLFLRPGQELIREAGGLHRFMNWDGAILTDSGGFQVFSLGDLRKIKEEGVEFRSHIDGSRQFLSPEIATQVQMALGSDVVMAFDECAPYPCTHEYAKDSLERTTRWLKRCKETLTTTDTQALFGIVQGGMYEDLRRQSAAEIIELDLPGYAIGGLSVGEPKEMMYDVLDYTVPLLPKEKPRYLMGVGSPDAIIEGVMRGIDMFDCVLPTRIARNGTAMTRYGKVIVRNAGVAHDFGPIDPTCDCYTCRNYSRAYVRHLIKADEILGLRLMTIHNLRYLQNLMREIREAIKEDRLPEYRQTCFADYGYEQN; encoded by the coding sequence TTGACCGCGGTTCATTTGGAAATACTTAAAGAAGATTCCCGGACTAGGGCACGCTTAGGGAAATTACATACTCCACACGGTATAATGGATACGCCGGTGTTCATGCCAGTTGGGACGCAAGGGACTGTAAAAACAATAACCCCAGAGGAGATCAAGGAGCTCGGAGCAGGTATGATCTTGAGTAACACCTATCATCTCTTTTTGCGTCCTGGGCAGGAGTTAATTCGGGAAGCGGGTGGCCTTCATCGTTTTATGAACTGGGATGGAGCCATTTTGACAGACAGTGGTGGCTTCCAAGTGTTTAGCTTGGGAGATCTGCGAAAAATCAAGGAAGAAGGCGTAGAATTCAGATCGCACATTGACGGCTCACGCCAATTTTTAAGTCCGGAAATTGCAACTCAAGTTCAGATGGCTCTGGGGTCTGACGTTGTGATGGCGTTTGATGAGTGTGCACCGTATCCCTGCACTCATGAGTATGCCAAAGATTCTTTGGAACGGACTACACGTTGGCTTAAACGATGTAAGGAAACGTTGACGACAACGGACACTCAAGCCTTATTTGGGATTGTACAGGGAGGCATGTATGAAGACCTTCGCCGTCAAAGTGCCGCTGAAATTATCGAATTGGATTTACCTGGCTATGCTATAGGGGGATTAAGTGTCGGGGAACCAAAGGAAATGATGTATGATGTTTTAGATTATACGGTCCCCTTACTACCTAAAGAAAAACCTCGTTATCTGATGGGAGTTGGTTCTCCTGATGCCATCATCGAAGGGGTTATGCGGGGGATTGACATGTTCGATTGTGTTCTTCCAACTAGAATTGCGCGGAATGGAACCGCGATGACTCGCTACGGAAAAGTAATTGTTCGCAATGCGGGAGTCGCTCATGATTTTGGACCGATCGATCCCACCTGCGACTGCTATACGTGCCGGAATTATTCTCGAGCCTATGTGCGGCATTTAATCAAAGCAGACGAGATCTTAGGTCTTCGATTAATGACCATTCATAATTTGCGTTATCTTCAGAACTTAATGCGTGAAATTAGGGAGGCAATTAAGGAAGATCGTTTGCCTGAGTACCGTCAAACATGTTTTGCAGATTATGGCTACGAGCAGAACTAG
- the ruvB gene encoding Holliday junction branch migration DNA helicase RuvB — protein sequence MEERLVAPQEQLTDHEGEVLRPHRMNDYIGQRKVKENLGIFIQAASTRGEALDHVLLYGPPGLGKTTLANIIAAEMGVSIRTSSGPAIERPGDLAAILTGLEPRDVLFIDEIHRLNSTTEEILYSAMEDGCLDIVIGKGPSARSIRLSLPPFTLVGATTRAGQLTSPLRDRFGVISRLEFYEVEDLKEIVLRAAGILRLGITDEGAEEIARRSRGTPRIGNRLLKRVRDFALVWGDGVVTQTIAREALNRLEVDPVGLDNIDQKTLRTIILTFAGGPVGLETLAATIGEESETLEDVVEPYLLQMGFLQRTPRGRMATARAYQHLGYSLPQNRAECGLFTEERT from the coding sequence ATGGAAGAACGTTTAGTTGCTCCACAAGAACAACTAACAGATCATGAAGGGGAAGTACTTCGTCCTCATCGCATGAACGACTATATTGGTCAGAGAAAAGTCAAAGAAAATTTAGGAATCTTTATTCAAGCTGCATCGACGCGTGGAGAGGCTTTGGATCACGTCTTATTATATGGACCACCTGGTTTGGGAAAAACAACGCTTGCCAATATTATTGCTGCGGAAATGGGCGTGAGTATTCGCACTTCTTCTGGTCCAGCGATTGAACGACCTGGGGACCTAGCTGCCATACTTACTGGCCTAGAGCCTAGGGATGTTCTTTTCATCGATGAAATACACCGTTTGAACTCAACGACAGAAGAAATTCTCTATTCGGCTATGGAAGATGGATGTCTAGATATTGTGATCGGAAAAGGGCCAAGTGCCCGTTCAATTCGTCTGTCCCTTCCTCCGTTTACATTAGTGGGGGCCACAACACGGGCTGGACAGTTAACGTCTCCTTTGCGGGATCGTTTTGGAGTTATTAGCCGCTTAGAATTCTACGAGGTTGAGGATTTAAAGGAAATTGTTTTACGGGCAGCTGGTATTTTGCGCTTGGGTATCACTGACGAAGGTGCGGAAGAAATTGCCCGCCGTTCCCGTGGAACGCCAAGAATTGGCAATCGTTTGCTAAAACGAGTTAGGGATTTTGCCTTAGTATGGGGAGACGGTGTCGTTACGCAAACAATTGCACGTGAAGCGTTAAATCGGCTGGAAGTGGATCCGGTGGGCTTGGATAATATTGACCAGAAAACCCTGAGAACTATTATCTTAACGTTTGCAGGAGGACCTGTGGGCTTGGAAACACTAGCAGCAACCATCGGAGAAGAATCAGAGACCTTGGAAGATGTTGTGGAACCGTACTTGCTTCAAATGGGTTTTCTGCAACGTACTCCCCGCGGACGAATGGCGACAGCAAGGGCCTATCAACATTTAGGATATTCGCTTCCCCAGAATCGGGCGGAATGCGGACTTTTCACGGAGGAACGTACGTAA
- the ruvA gene encoding Holliday junction branch migration protein RuvA — MIGMLRGKVWEIQSERLVIDVQGVGYLLTVPYGLLAKAVPGQELVVYTHVVMREDDLSLYGFSSLEEKQLFLEMLSVSGIGPKAAISILSTFGAVQIESAIVSENLNLLTKVPGIGKKTAQRLILELKEKFKGHSTLSTREGAFSESTPLTHSEALQTLLALGFGIDEARQALGHVLKDGGELSTEVQVKKALRLLAGG; from the coding sequence TTGATTGGAATGCTGAGAGGTAAGGTTTGGGAAATCCAATCAGAGCGTTTAGTGATCGATGTTCAAGGGGTTGGGTATCTTCTTACCGTGCCTTATGGACTTCTCGCGAAGGCTGTCCCTGGGCAAGAACTTGTCGTATATACTCATGTAGTTATGCGTGAAGATGATTTGTCTCTTTACGGTTTTTCGTCCTTAGAAGAAAAACAACTATTTCTGGAAATGTTGAGTGTTTCTGGCATTGGACCTAAGGCAGCTATATCGATACTTTCAACCTTTGGGGCAGTTCAGATTGAAAGTGCCATTGTTAGTGAAAATCTTAATTTATTGACCAAAGTACCGGGTATTGGCAAGAAAACAGCTCAACGTCTTATTTTAGAATTAAAAGAAAAATTCAAAGGACATAGTACTTTGTCCACGCGTGAGGGAGCATTTTCTGAATCCACTCCACTCACGCACTCTGAAGCTTTGCAAACACTACTGGCTCTGGGGTTTGGTATAGACGAAGCAAGGCAAGCACTAGGTCATGTTCTTAAAGACGGTGGGGAATTATCGACCGAAGTGCAAGTGAAAAAGGCTTTGCGGTTACTTGCCGGCGGCTAA
- the yajC gene encoding preprotein translocase subunit YajC — MTQSTMSLVLYFVVFFGIMYFLMIRPQQKQAKQRQTLLSSLHVKDRVITAGGIYGKIMKVKDNSVILQIADKVEIEVAKSGITSVENRDINAEKDKKNDKNDKGIKLAKEETDVKSES, encoded by the coding sequence ATGACTCAATCGACAATGTCTTTAGTCCTGTACTTTGTGGTCTTTTTTGGTATTATGTATTTTCTCATGATTCGTCCTCAACAAAAACAGGCCAAACAACGTCAGACGTTGCTCAGTAGTCTCCATGTCAAGGATCGGGTAATTACTGCCGGAGGAATTTATGGTAAAATCATGAAAGTGAAGGACAATTCCGTTATTCTGCAAATTGCAGATAAAGTAGAGATTGAAGTCGCCAAATCCGGAATTACAAGCGTGGAAAATCGCGATATCAATGCCGAAAAGGACAAAAAGAACGACAAGAATGATAAAGGAATAAAGCTTGCTAAAGAAGAAACTGACGTTAAATCGGAGTCTTAA
- a CDS encoding cation diffusion facilitator family transporter gives MDEKTQVASLSVISNTFLTLAKVVIGLANGSVSILSEGIHSGIDLVASFIALFAVRESGKPADTRHAYGHGKIENVSGTIEAVLIFVAAIMIIFEAIQKVYNIIEGEGGHVGDLGLGMVIMGVSAIMNLIVSTRLMKVAKLTDSVALEADALHLRTDVYTSLGVFSGLLLIKLTGWAILDPIIALGVALMILKASFDLTKEAFSPLVDVSLPDEEREIIAEVLLVHADEFVEFHKLRTRKAGAERHVDLHLVVAKYTSVVDVHELCDMIEQEINEKLHGTHILIHAEPCSSRDTACPAEEGLASSCQGCEIRNPKQEP, from the coding sequence GTGGATGAGAAGACGCAGGTGGCCTCATTATCCGTCATTTCAAATACGTTTTTGACCTTAGCGAAAGTCGTAATCGGGTTAGCCAATGGTTCGGTGAGTATACTGTCCGAGGGAATCCATTCCGGTATTGACTTGGTGGCATCCTTTATTGCACTTTTTGCGGTGAGAGAGTCAGGAAAACCAGCAGATACGCGCCATGCTTACGGACATGGAAAAATAGAAAATGTTTCAGGCACAATTGAGGCTGTTTTGATATTTGTCGCCGCTATTATGATTATCTTTGAAGCAATTCAGAAGGTTTATAATATTATTGAGGGAGAGGGAGGCCATGTCGGAGACCTAGGATTAGGCATGGTCATCATGGGAGTATCTGCAATCATGAACTTGATTGTTTCGACACGACTTATGAAGGTCGCGAAACTTACCGATTCTGTAGCACTCGAAGCCGATGCGTTACATTTAAGGACAGACGTATATACCTCATTGGGTGTTTTTAGCGGCCTTCTCTTGATTAAGCTGACGGGTTGGGCTATCTTAGATCCGATTATCGCGCTTGGTGTAGCCTTAATGATCCTCAAGGCCTCTTTTGACTTGACAAAGGAAGCTTTCTCGCCACTCGTTGATGTTAGCTTACCTGATGAGGAGCGTGAAATTATTGCCGAAGTCCTTCTAGTCCATGCGGATGAATTTGTCGAATTCCACAAACTTCGGACTCGTAAGGCTGGAGCGGAAAGGCATGTTGATTTACATCTCGTCGTTGCCAAGTACACTTCAGTTGTTGACGTTCATGAACTGTGCGACATGATTGAGCAGGAGATTAATGAGAAATTGCATGGAACCCATATTCTAATTCACGCCGAACCATGTAGTAGTAGGGATACGGCATGTCCAGCTGAGGAAGGCCTAGCTTCCTCGTGTCAGGGTTGTGAGATAAGGAATCCAAAACAAGAACCGTAA
- a CDS encoding SpoIID/LytB domain-containing protein yields MLRFVYRLSFLCMALFVLVVILATPCQAKEISVELLWKLGQAGWAEINVDKGEYQLIVNKTSLHFPTGSTLQVSWGGWTPVLRINHGEFQVFDGSLLELKGINPGGLRVKTPEGQDVVYRGGLQLSWQDSHWRFINRVDSEDYLKGVVPIEMSNEWAKGGMEGLKAQTVAARTFLIKHTENGRKTITDSPDIDQAYGGKNAEGEASVAVEATRGEILVDAQSKLPIEALYSSHSGGFTEDAKNVWGNADTNNVSHPDPYSQGVGGAVNHWRFIVSAPILGTTFGLGPVRSVELDKFPSGRVKSVRMEDGIGHSKTVTGRAFVKAFYPFGQPIRTAAFLGNLFEVKPFAPNLDSFGKPGPTMFRGSQDFSGFSYPKEQGPLLSKVLSSSLGTSPVSQPFGVFLFEGRGWGHGVGMSQWGAYHMAQMGYNYQQILTYYYHNTIISE; encoded by the coding sequence ATGCTTCGGTTTGTGTATCGGTTATCCTTTTTATGTATGGCATTATTTGTGCTCGTGGTGATTCTGGCTACGCCGTGTCAAGCAAAAGAGATATCAGTTGAGCTTTTATGGAAATTAGGCCAGGCGGGGTGGGCCGAAATAAATGTTGATAAAGGGGAATATCAGCTCATCGTGAATAAAACATCTCTCCATTTCCCGACGGGTTCTACTCTTCAAGTGAGCTGGGGAGGGTGGACCCCAGTGTTAAGAATTAATCATGGAGAATTCCAAGTTTTTGACGGGTCTCTTTTGGAATTGAAGGGGATCAATCCGGGAGGGCTGCGCGTTAAAACGCCTGAGGGCCAAGATGTCGTATATCGTGGAGGACTACAACTTAGTTGGCAGGATAGTCATTGGCGGTTTATTAATCGTGTAGACAGTGAAGACTATCTTAAAGGGGTTGTACCGATCGAAATGAGTAATGAGTGGGCTAAAGGTGGAATGGAAGGGCTCAAGGCTCAAACAGTTGCAGCTCGAACCTTTCTTATTAAACATACGGAGAATGGCCGAAAGACGATCACGGACTCTCCCGATATTGATCAGGCCTACGGAGGTAAAAATGCTGAGGGGGAAGCTTCAGTTGCAGTTGAAGCAACTCGAGGAGAAATTCTGGTGGATGCCCAGAGTAAGTTGCCGATCGAAGCGCTTTATTCTTCGCATAGTGGTGGCTTCACAGAAGATGCTAAAAATGTTTGGGGAAATGCAGATACCAACAACGTGTCTCATCCTGACCCTTATTCACAAGGAGTTGGGGGTGCAGTAAATCATTGGAGGTTTATTGTCTCTGCCCCGATCCTGGGCACAACCTTTGGCTTGGGGCCAGTGCGCAGCGTTGAACTTGACAAATTCCCCTCAGGTAGGGTAAAAAGTGTAAGGATGGAAGATGGGATCGGGCATTCTAAGACTGTAACAGGACGGGCATTTGTCAAAGCGTTTTACCCGTTTGGGCAGCCGATTCGGACGGCCGCTTTTTTGGGGAATTTATTTGAGGTTAAGCCGTTCGCTCCAAACCTAGATTCGTTCGGAAAACCCGGCCCAACCATGTTTCGCGGATCACAAGATTTCTCTGGATTTTCTTATCCAAAAGAGCAGGGGCCTTTACTCTCCAAAGTTCTCAGTTCTTCGCTTGGAACGAGTCCTGTTTCTCAGCCGTTTGGCGTCTTTCTATTTGAGGGACGGGGTTGGGGTCATGGAGTGGGAATGTCCCAATGGGGAGCATATCATATGGCCCAAATGGGGTATAATTATCAACAAATATTAACGTACTATTATCACAATACGATCATTTCCGAATGA
- a CDS encoding HD domain-containing protein, with translation MTKVTLQDIKADTYVQGLIDAGNRHLAAIGYTEHGLRHVGLVSHIASNILEKMEHPERECELAAIAGYLHDIGNAVNRVSHAQTGAILAAGILERHAMIPEEIASIIGAIGNHDEMDGNPVNNISAALILADKSDVHRSRVRNSDLATFDIHDRVNYAVKRSFLRVYPKERIALELTIDTEICPVMEYFEIFLARMLLCRKAAQFLLTKFELKINEVKLL, from the coding sequence TTGACAAAGGTCACTCTGCAAGATATTAAAGCAGATACTTATGTTCAAGGGCTAATTGATGCCGGAAACCGACATCTGGCAGCAATTGGGTATACAGAACATGGGCTCAGGCATGTGGGTCTGGTTTCCCATATTGCCTCGAATATTCTGGAGAAGATGGAACATCCTGAAAGGGAGTGCGAACTAGCAGCTATTGCAGGTTACTTACATGACATAGGGAACGCTGTTAACCGCGTTTCTCATGCTCAGACAGGAGCGATTCTCGCTGCTGGAATTTTGGAACGGCATGCTATGATACCAGAAGAAATTGCAAGCATCATTGGTGCGATTGGAAACCATGATGAGATGGATGGGAACCCGGTCAATAACATATCTGCCGCCTTGATCCTTGCAGATAAATCGGATGTGCATCGTTCTCGTGTCCGAAATTCCGACCTTGCGACGTTCGACATACATGACCGGGTTAACTATGCCGTTAAACGTTCCTTTCTGCGTGTTTATCCGAAGGAACGCATTGCTTTGGAACTCACAATTGATACCGAAATTTGCCCTGTAATGGAGTACTTTGAGATATTTCTGGCGCGGATGCTTTTATGCCGCAAGGCAGCCCAATTTCTGCTTACTAAATTTGAATTGAAGATCAATGAGGTCAAGCTGCTCTAA
- a CDS encoding polysaccharide deacetylase family protein, with amino-acid sequence MLKKIVSLLIICLLIMGASGCTGTKSPEKVPEDSLPSMSSHLISENQFAATNSADETNRVSANNTPGTSNVSRAQAVPVLYYHSVMQETGNEVRMPPDQFDAQMAYLLAQGYQCITLDQLYQTSAQEDILPAKPFVITFDDGYLDNYTIAYPILKKYGFTATIFMVSSYINGEGFMSWSQLRELDSNGWKIEGHTVNHPYLSKLDAVTMLNELKSSKDFLEKGLGHTVNFFAYPYGDVNDRVALAVKNSGYVMAFTTERGWADPRANAWHLQRVYCFASMGLNEFSRRIQNSNY; translated from the coding sequence ATGCTGAAGAAAATAGTTTCTCTTCTTATTATCTGCTTGCTTATCATGGGAGCCAGCGGTTGTACTGGGACAAAATCTCCAGAAAAAGTCCCAGAGGATTCTTTACCATCAATGTCATCACACCTTATATCTGAAAATCAATTTGCTGCAACGAATTCTGCAGATGAGACAAATCGTGTTTCGGCGAACAACACGCCCGGAACTTCAAACGTGTCAAGAGCCCAAGCGGTTCCCGTTTTGTATTATCATTCGGTCATGCAAGAAACTGGAAACGAAGTAAGAATGCCTCCGGACCAGTTCGATGCTCAGATGGCTTACCTGCTGGCACAGGGGTATCAATGTATTACCTTAGATCAGTTATACCAGACCTCTGCTCAGGAAGATATTCTTCCAGCAAAACCTTTTGTAATCACCTTTGATGACGGTTACTTAGATAATTATACGATTGCTTATCCTATCTTGAAAAAATACGGGTTTACTGCAACAATTTTTATGGTTTCGAGTTATATAAATGGAGAGGGATTTATGTCCTGGTCTCAACTCAGAGAACTAGATTCCAATGGATGGAAAATTGAAGGCCATACAGTTAATCATCCATATTTGTCAAAACTGGACGCCGTTACAATGTTAAACGAACTTAAAAGTTCTAAGGATTTCTTAGAAAAGGGTCTAGGTCATACGGTTAATTTTTTCGCCTACCCCTACGGAGACGTCAATGATCGTGTTGCCCTGGCGGTTAAAAACTCAGGGTATGTGATGGCTTTTACCACAGAAAGAGGATGGGCCGATCCAAGAGCAAATGCATGGCATCTACAACGTGTATATTGCTTTGCCTCTATGGGTCTGAATGAATTTTCACGACGCATTCAGAACTCAAACTACTAG
- the secF gene encoding protein translocase subunit SecF — translation MEKTGHPATYVEVQKLHPLYFNIVKKRYWWFAISLLIIIPGIISLFMQGLNLGIDFKGGTMLDMTFKKAVTQTAITDTMKSVGLEGPVQLSNGNTTALIRTAALEETKRNELLTALQTKVGEYDKTTLKEDKVGPAMGQELTRNAFYALIIAMGLMIAYITIRFQFVFAISGIIALLHDVLVVVGLFSLFRWEIDSTFVAAVLTIFGYSINDTVVIFDRIRENEAKMKRGDSFEDMVDKSVWQTMRRSINTVVTVLIALFSVYILGGESTKVFSLAMLIGVFSGAYSSIFNASQILVEIKTHLKPKHRKGGKVVRT, via the coding sequence ATGGAAAAAACCGGGCATCCAGCGACTTACGTTGAAGTGCAAAAATTACACCCACTTTATTTTAATATTGTGAAGAAACGGTATTGGTGGTTTGCTATTTCGTTACTGATTATTATTCCGGGAATCATCTCCCTCTTCATGCAGGGCCTGAATTTAGGGATTGATTTCAAAGGTGGAACAATGCTTGACATGACCTTCAAGAAGGCAGTGACGCAAACTGCTATCACGGATACGATGAAATCAGTGGGGCTTGAAGGACCTGTGCAATTGTCTAATGGAAACACAACCGCGTTGATTCGAACTGCGGCACTTGAAGAAACAAAACGAAATGAATTACTGACAGCCTTGCAAACCAAGGTCGGAGAGTATGATAAAACGACTCTTAAAGAGGATAAAGTAGGTCCAGCGATGGGGCAAGAGCTAACCCGAAATGCATTTTATGCATTAATCATTGCCATGGGTTTGATGATTGCCTATATCACGATTCGTTTCCAGTTTGTCTTTGCAATCTCCGGGATTATCGCCCTATTGCACGATGTTTTAGTGGTCGTAGGTCTTTTCTCGCTGTTTAGATGGGAAATTGATTCGACGTTTGTGGCAGCAGTCTTGACCATCTTCGGCTACTCCATTAATGATACCGTCGTGATATTTGACCGGATTCGAGAAAATGAAGCCAAGATGAAGCGTGGAGATAGCTTTGAAGACATGGTGGATAAATCCGTTTGGCAAACCATGCGTCGCTCGATCAATACCGTCGTTACGGTACTAATCGCCCTATTTTCGGTGTATATCTTAGGTGGGGAATCAACTAAGGTATTTTCGTTGGCCATGTTGATAGGAGTATTCAGTGGAGCCTATTCTTCAATTTTTAATGCCAGCCAAATCCTTGTGGAAATCAAGACTCATCTGAAGCCGAAGCACCGTAAAGGCGGCAAGGTTGTTCGCACTTAA